The nucleotide sequence TTATTTTGTAACTAACGAAAAAATGTTAATTCAGGCTGGTCTGGAAATTCAGTCATTACGGGAAAAAATAAAGATAGTATCGCCAGAAAATTGCCTATCTGAACTGAAATCATATTTTAAAACAAACTATGGTACTTCAGATTTATGTGCATTGAAGAGTAAAGAAAAAGATGATGGGTCAGTGATTATGGGGTCTAATTCTTCTTACGGATTTCGGATTATTGACCCTACTATTAATGAAGTGTTGCTTTCTTCATATATTGATAAAGGAAAACTAATAGTTGAGACCAGAATTAGAAACAAAAGTGGAGAGTTAGTATTAGAAATATCAGAAGGAAACAAAATGGTATTCCATTCCTTTGATACTAAAGTTAAAGGTATAGGAAAAGGACCATTAACTATTGGTGAGGAATCTTTTATCCAAATATATATTGCTAGTGATGAAGTTGTTTATCTGTCTGCAAGGTATCTTTCGTCCGGCAAGATATTGTTTGATTGTGTGAACTTGTATTCTAGAGACAGTAAAAGAAAATTTAGCGTAAATCGGGAGCTAATGGAGTTAAAAGGATTGAATTTAGTTGCTCCTAAAAAAGCACTCTAACAATACAAACCGAGCTTGAATTGCCAGTTATTTGCGGCATTAGCCTATGACCGCTGCGTGCCGAAAGCAGTAGTTATAATTCTGCAACAGGGAAAAGGTTCAACACCCGTTTTGACTAATAATCTCTTTTTGGGTCGTCGAACACGGGCAAAAGAGAATCGCGCCGAGACGGCGCTCCTACGATGTTGACTTTGATGTTGACCTTAATCTTTGGTCCAGTTCAGGCTTGCCGAGAAGCGCAGGATGAGCTGGGGTTTCGGGGTGTGCCTGTCTGAGGGCGTAGCCCGAGTTCACACCCCGCCAGCTCATCCGAGCATCGCAGGGAACCCATAATGATTTTTATTATGGGCAAGCATGCGGGCGGTTTTTCTTTGGTTCTGTTTCTTTTGTCCGTACAAAAGAAATGAACTCGCCCAAAAAGGGCGAAAAACACAATATAATTCAAGAAAATTAATAAAAAAAATTATCTAATCAAATAGATAAACATTAATTCTCAGCTCATTTCTAGAAAGATATTGAGTGCATCAAGCCGCTCAATAGTACCTATATCAAACCACAGGCCATTATAGACTTCTCCAGTAATCTGGCCTTCAGCTAAATGCTCGCGTAATAGAGGAGCAAGAGCAAAGCGTTCTTTCTCACAATTCTGAAACAGTGAGTGACTGAAAACTCCAATGCCGCTGTACGTCCATGATGAGTCCACATCATTTTTGTCCTGCAGCAGATTTCCCTGCAGAGTAAAGTCTCCCTGCAGGTGATGCACGGGGTTTCTCACCAGTACCAGGTGAGCAAGGCAATCGATTTTCTCAGGTAACAGAGAAAGGTCAAGATCCGTCCAGACATCACCGTTAATGACCAGGAAATTTTCAGATTTCAGTAACGGCAGGGCCTTGAATATACCGCCACCCGTCTCAAGTACGCCGTTCCTTTCATCGGAATACTGGATTGATAGCTTATATTGTGATCCATCGCCAATTCGATCAATGATTTGCTGCCCAAGATGGCCAATATTAATTACCACATTATTGAAGCCTGCTTTCGACAGGGAATGCAGGTGATGCTCGATCAGTAGTCTGGAGCCAGCTTTTAGCAGGGGCTTCGGTGTGTTGTCGGTTAGTGGACGTAGCCTTTCACCACGTCCGGCCGCCAGTATCATTGCATATTTGTTATCGGCCATACTATTGAAGGATTTTTGCTACAAGCAGCTTGTAAAACTGGTCCAGAGCCGGGTCATCCTTTAGCGCCGACAGCAGATAGCGGAGTGTTAACGGAATGTCGTTCAGGTAATGGTTTTTCCCGTCACGGTGTGACAAACGGGCAAAAATACCGGCAACCTTCAGGTGGCGCTGTATTCCCATGCGGTGGAACCAGCGTAAAAATTGTTGTTCATCTTCCTTTTCAAGCAAGCCGGATTGTAAGGCCAGGTCGTGGTAGCCAAGCACCCAGTCTTCGATACGTTCTTTGGGCCATTCGATATAGCAGTCTTTTAGTAAAGAAACCAGGTCATAGGTGATAGGCCCGGTTACCGCATCCTGAAAGTCGATGACACCCGGATTATGGATATCGGTGACCATCAAATTACGCGAATGAAAGTCCCTGTGCACCCATAATTGAGGTTGTTCCAGTGCAGACTCGATAAGCAGCTGCCAGGCCTCATCCATAATTTTATTTTCTTCAGCAGTGATTTCCAGGCCAAGGTGTATTGCCAGATACCATTCCCGGAAGAGATCCATCTCCTGGCCTAACAGTTGCGCTGAATAAGGCGGCAGGAAGTCAGGATCGTCAAAAGTACCTGTCTGCAGTGTCACCAGACTACCGAGGGCATCACCATAAAGCCGCTCGACGGTACTTTCATTCAGACTGTCGAGATAATGCTGGCTGCCGAGGTCTGTCATCAAGACTAAACCTTGCTCTTCATCAGCATGCAAAATATGCGGTACATTGATGCCGAGCTTGTGAAAACGCCGGCCCAGACGGCAGAATGTTGTGATTTCCTCATTCTCTGGTGGTGCATCCATTACGATCAGGTTTTCACTGAGGCTGGTGTTTTTTATAAATAGCCTGAAATAGCGCCGAAAGCTGGCATCACTTGACGCTGACTCGAGGTTAAATTCCTCAATAGGGTAAAGAGATTTGATCCAGTTATGAATTATTTGTTTTCTTCTATCCAATAGTCTTTAATCCATCTGTATAATAATGACCTTCAGTTTGAACCAGGGCTTGAAGGGGCATCTATTCTATGCGATTTTACACAGCTCACAACACTCATAAGCCTGTTATTGGGATATTAAATCGAATGCACAACAAAATTGCACTGAAAGCTACTTTATTTCTGTCATTTTTTCTGCCTTTTGCCGCACAAGCCTTTAGCATAGATGAATACAGAAGCTCCATGATTAATGCCTATCGCGCCGCCTTTAAGGGTGTTTGCGTGGCTGATACAGTCGGCTTCAAACCGGCTGATAGCGAGTTAAAACTGGGAGCCGTCGCTATTGAGGCGGATCAAACAGAGATAGTTGGTAAAACAATTTTGTTTACCGGCAATGCAGAACTGGAAAAAGACGGCATGATGGTCAGTGCTGATCAACTTAGCTATGACAAGGCGTCTGATAGCTTTGCCGGAAAAGGCAATATTCGTATCCAGGACCCATCGGGCAATGTATTTCAGGCACAGAAAATGGAAATGGAGGTGGAGACCATGATAGGCAGTGCTGAAGATGTGAAATACACCCTCACATTGAAGACTGCCGGTAAAGCACCCAGGGGAACAAAATTTATTCGTGCCCATGGTATGGCGAAAAGTATCGATTTTGAGGGACATGATCTAATTGTCCTGAACGACGCTACCTATTCAACCTGTCGCAAAGATAAGGAAATTGCAGTATTTAATGCCAGTAAAATTGAGCTGGATCAATCTGCAGGTATAGGAAAAGCACGGAATATGAAGCTGCGTTTGTTTGATGTTCCTGTATTTTGGTTTCCCTACGTCAGCTTTTCATTAAACAATGACCGAAAAACTGGTTTCTTGATGCCTTCATTCGGCTCAACAGACCGTTTAGGTACATCTATTAAAATTCCATATTATATTAATATCGCACCCAACATGGATGCTACCGTCAGTGCGAATTACTATGGTAAACACGGCGCTCAGTTGCAGGGCGAATATCGTTATATGATAAGAGGGGGAAAAGGAAGTTTTAATGGTGCGTATTTGTCGGATGATAAAGAGACAGGTGAAAACCGCTACGGATACAAGCTTGATTTAAGACAAAGATTAGCGCGCAGCTGGAATGCTTCGGTCAATTATGCAGAAGTTTCAGATGAAAACTATTTTGAGGATTTTTCCAGAAGTCTGTTGTTGACCTCTGCCACCTACCTGAGACAGGAGGGACGATTAAACTACAGCGGACGCTATTTGCGTGCGAATGCTCTGTACTCGCAGTTTCAGACCATTGATGAAACTATTCCAGAAGCAAACAGACCCTATAAACGCGAACCGGCCATTACATTTTCAACAAATATACCGAAATTAAACAGTTTCAAGCTTGATCTTTACGGCAGTTATACCGATTTTCAGAGAACGGACCGGATTAGCGGCCCACGTTCAGACATGGGCGCAAGTGTTGCCTATAATTTCAGGAAGATGTATGGGTTTATTAAACCTAAGGCGACTTTTCGATACACCTCCTATGATCTGACAAATGTCGCTATGGGCCAGAATGCTACTCCGGATCGAAGCCTGGGGATATTTTCACTTGATTCAGGTCTTTATTTTGAAAAGTCATCATTTATTAAAGGCAGGGATTTCACCACTACACTGGAACCGCGTCTATTTTATCTGTATGTACCCTATAAGGATCAAACAGATATTCCAGTGTTTGATACTGGGCAAAATACATTCAGTATGGGTACCATGTTCAGAGAAAACCGCTTTACCGGTCCTGACCGGATTGGAGATGCAAATCAGTTAACGGCGTCGCTGACATCGCGACTAATTTCTGCAGATAGTGGTGATGAATTACTGAAGGGTACACTAGGACAGATCTACTATTTTGACGACAGACAGGTGAGTCTGTCGACGAATCCTGCACCTGCTCAGACGTTTAGCCGATCAGACTTTGCCGCAGAGTTATATACCAGATTGTCAAAAAAGTTCTATATGTATAACTTTTTTCAATATAATACTGAGAAAAGTGAACTGGGTGTATTCAATACTGACCTGAGATATACAAAAGATGCACGTAGAGGCATCAAGTTGGGCTATTACAACAAAAACAACAGTTCGCAGCAGCTAAACGCCAATGTTACATGGGCGCTGGCGCCACGCTGGCAGTTAAATGCAAGTGCACGCTATGACCTTGAAGTTAATGATTTTTTACGTGGTAATTTAGGCATTGGTTATAACGCATGTTGTTGGGGAATCAGAGTGGATGCACAACGGAGAATTGATAATAACAGCGAGTACGTCAACGCTTTCCTGATTCAACTTGAATTAAATGGTTTAACAAAGATCAGGACGGGTTTCTGAAAAATATTAATTCTGACTAAGTCCTGTTCATATTTCACAGACGATACTAGTGGTATTATTTTATGCTGAAACATCTACTCAGCCTTGTAATTGCTTTGCTTCTGCCTGGATCGATACTTCCAGTTGTAGCACTGGCTGCACCTGTCACAATACTGGATCGTGTCCTGGTTGTCGTTGATGACGATATCATTACCCTGGGTGAGTTTGAAGCTGCACTTGACAGTATGCATAATAAACTTACAGCAACCGGTAAGAAAATCCCACCTGAAAAAATCCTAAAGGAAAAGGTTCTGGAGCAACTGGTGTTAGAGAAGCTTTTACAGCTGCATGCAAAGAATACCGGAATAAATGTAACGGATGAGATGCTAAAACAGGCTATGGAAAGGCTTGCAAAACAAAACAGTCTCACTGTTCCGCAGATTTTACAGAAGTTAAAGGAAGATGGTGTTAGCGAGGAAACGTTCAAAAAAGATTTAAAGCGCCAGCTTCTTGTGCAACGCGTCATTGAGAGAGATGTGAAGCGCAGAGTTTCAGTACTGGAAAGTGAAATCGACGGAATTCTTAAAAATGCAGTAAAAGGCCAGCCAGATCGCCTTTACAACCTCTCACATATTTTGTTGCCACTGAATGAAGAGGCTACTCCTGCCGAGCTTGAAAAAGGCCTGGAACGCGGGATAAACCTGAGACGTCGTATTCTTGGCGGTAAAATTAGTTTTGAGGCGGCAGCAAAAAAATACTCTGGGGCCACAGACAGTGAGAGCAGCGGTGATTTAGGCTGGAAAACTACGGATCAATTACCTGCTCTTTTTGCCGATGCCCTGGAGGGTATGCAAGAGGGGGATATCAGCGAGCCACTCGTTAGCCCGAGTGGGGTACACCTGTTGAGACTAAACCAGCTGAAAGGGAGCAAGCAACAGCTGGTAAAACAAACACGCGCAAGACATATACTCTTTAAGGCAACGAACAAGGTTGATATCGAACACGCCAAATCAGAAATGCTGAAAATCCGGAAACGTATCCTCGCCGGGGAAGATTTTGGCAAACTGGCCACAGAAGTATCCCAGGATTCAGGAAGCGCTATAAAAGGCGGCGAACTGGGCTGGTTGAATGAGGGAGATACAGTGCCGGCTTTCGAGCAGGCACTGGATGCTCTGCAAGTTGGCGAGATCTCCCAGCCCATCGTCAGTCCGTTCGGTGTGCATCTGATTCAGCTGGAGGAAAGAAGGATGCTGGATGTCAGTGAGCAGAAACGTCGTGATGCCATCAGGCAACAGATTGGTAAACGAAAGGTTGCCGAAAAATACGACCAGTTTCTGAAGCAGCTGAAATCTGGGGCATTTATTGAGTATCGGGTTCCGGTTGATGAGATGTAAAAGACAGTGGAAGGGTAAAAGGGGAAAGACAAAAGTGAACCAGTACAGGTTTACCTAAAATCTTTCTCCTTTTACCTGATTTTTAGAGCGCATCATGGCCGGTTTCGCCGGTACGAATACGGATGACTCTTTCCAGATCACTGATAAATATTTTTCCATCACCGATTTTTCCAGTACCAGCTGAATCGACGATTGCTTCGATAACCGTATCAACCTGATCTTCGGTAATGGCAATCTCAAGTTTTACTTTTGGCAGGAAATCGACGATGTATTCAGCACCACGGTAAAGTTCAGTATGGCCCTTCTGGCGGCCGAAACCCTTTACTTCGGTAACTGTAATGCCCTGGATTCCTATATTGGCGAGAGCATCCCTGACATCATCCAGCCTGAATGGCTTTATTATTGCTACGACCATTTTCATGATGATTCTCCT is from bacterium BMS3Abin11 and encodes:
- the glnK gene encoding nitrogen regulatory protein P-II 2, coding for MKMVVAIIKPFRLDDVRDALANIGIQGITVTEVKGFGRQKGHTELYRGAEYIVDFLPKVKLEIAITEDQVDTVIEAIVDSAGTGKIGDGKIFISDLERVIRIRTGETGHDAL
- a CDS encoding phosphotransferase enzyme family protein; amino-acid sequence: MDRRKQIIHNWIKSLYPIEEFNLESASSDASFRRYFRLFIKNTSLSENLIVMDAPPENEEITTFCRLGRRFHKLGINVPHILHADEEQGLVLMTDLGSQHYLDSLNESTVERLYGDALGSLVTLQTGTFDDPDFLPPYSAQLLGQEMDLFREWYLAIHLGLEITAEENKIMDEAWQLLIESALEQPQLWVHRDFHSRNLMVTDIHNPGVIDFQDAVTGPITYDLVSLLKDCYIEWPKERIEDWVLGYHDLALQSGLLEKEDEQQFLRWFHRMGIQRHLKVAGIFARLSHRDGKNHYLNDIPLTLRYLLSALKDDPALDQFYKLLVAKILQ
- the hddC gene encoding D-glycero-alpha-D-manno-heptose 1-phosphate guanylyltransferase → MADNKYAMILAAGRGERLRPLTDNTPKPLLKAGSRLLIEHHLHSLSKAGFNNVVINIGHLGQQIIDRIGDGSQYKLSIQYSDERNGVLETGGGIFKALPLLKSENFLVINGDVWTDLDLSLLPEKIDCLAHLVLVRNPVHHLQGDFTLQGNLLQDKNDVDSSWTYSGIGVFSHSLFQNCEKERFALAPLLREHLAEGQITGEVYNGLWFDIGTIERLDALNIFLEMS
- the lptD gene encoding LPS-assembly protein LptD precursor, producing MRFYTAHNTHKPVIGILNRMHNKIALKATLFLSFFLPFAAQAFSIDEYRSSMINAYRAAFKGVCVADTVGFKPADSELKLGAVAIEADQTEIVGKTILFTGNAELEKDGMMVSADQLSYDKASDSFAGKGNIRIQDPSGNVFQAQKMEMEVETMIGSAEDVKYTLTLKTAGKAPRGTKFIRAHGMAKSIDFEGHDLIVLNDATYSTCRKDKEIAVFNASKIELDQSAGIGKARNMKLRLFDVPVFWFPYVSFSLNNDRKTGFLMPSFGSTDRLGTSIKIPYYINIAPNMDATVSANYYGKHGAQLQGEYRYMIRGGKGSFNGAYLSDDKETGENRYGYKLDLRQRLARSWNASVNYAEVSDENYFEDFSRSLLLTSATYLRQEGRLNYSGRYLRANALYSQFQTIDETIPEANRPYKREPAITFSTNIPKLNSFKLDLYGSYTDFQRTDRISGPRSDMGASVAYNFRKMYGFIKPKATFRYTSYDLTNVAMGQNATPDRSLGIFSLDSGLYFEKSSFIKGRDFTTTLEPRLFYLYVPYKDQTDIPVFDTGQNTFSMGTMFRENRFTGPDRIGDANQLTASLTSRLISADSGDELLKGTLGQIYYFDDRQVSLSTNPAPAQTFSRSDFAAELYTRLSKKFYMYNFFQYNTEKSELGVFNTDLRYTKDARRGIKLGYYNKNNSSQQLNANVTWALAPRWQLNASARYDLEVNDFLRGNLGIGYNACCWGIRVDAQRRIDNNSEYVNAFLIQLELNGLTKIRTGF
- the surA_2 gene encoding chaperone SurA precursor, giving the protein MLKHLLSLVIALLLPGSILPVVALAAPVTILDRVLVVVDDDIITLGEFEAALDSMHNKLTATGKKIPPEKILKEKVLEQLVLEKLLQLHAKNTGINVTDEMLKQAMERLAKQNSLTVPQILQKLKEDGVSEETFKKDLKRQLLVQRVIERDVKRRVSVLESEIDGILKNAVKGQPDRLYNLSHILLPLNEEATPAELEKGLERGINLRRRILGGKISFEAAAKKYSGATDSESSGDLGWKTTDQLPALFADALEGMQEGDISEPLVSPSGVHLLRLNQLKGSKQQLVKQTRARHILFKATNKVDIEHAKSEMLKIRKRILAGEDFGKLATEVSQDSGSAIKGGELGWLNEGDTVPAFEQALDALQVGEISQPIVSPFGVHLIQLEERRMLDVSEQKRRDAIRQQIGKRKVAEKYDQFLKQLKSGAFIEYRVPVDEM